In one Amaranthus tricolor cultivar Red isolate AtriRed21 chromosome 8, ASM2621246v1, whole genome shotgun sequence genomic region, the following are encoded:
- the LOC130821287 gene encoding 60S ribosomal protein L26-1 has translation MKYNPRVTSSRRKCRKAHFSAPSSLRRVIMSAPLSGDLRSKYNVRSMPVRKDDEVQVVRGTFKGREGKVVQVYRKKWVIHIERITREKVNGSTVNVGVHPSKVVITKLRLDKDRKSLLDRKAKGRAAADKDKGTKFTTEDIMQQID, from the coding sequence ATGAAGTACAATCCAAGAGTAACAAGCTCTCGCCGCAAATGCAGGAAGGCGCATTTCTCGGCCCCATCAAGCCTCCGCCGTGTTATCATGAGCGCACCACTTTCCGGTGATCTTCGCAGCAAGTACAATGTCCGATCTATGCCTGTTCGCAAAGACGACGAGGTCCAAGTTGTTAGGGGTACCTTCAAAGGACGTGAAGGGAAAGTGGTTCAAGTTTACAGAAAGAAATGGGTCATCCATATTGAGAGGATTACCCGTGAGAAGGTTAATGGGTCTACTGTTAATGTCGGAGTTCATCCTTCTAAGGTTGTCATTACCAAGCTCAGGCTCGATAAGGACAGGAAGTCGCTTTTGGATCGCAAGGCTAAGGGAAGGGCTGCAGCGGATAAGGACAAGGGTACCAAGTTTACAACTGAGGATATTATGCAGCAGATTGATTAA